Proteins from one Streptomyces sp. NBC_00390 genomic window:
- a CDS encoding CAP domain-containing protein, with protein MGRHRRKRGLPVRTGLLGASAAMAVGAVAVTAGILPGGDKDTAVPAGQSASQVRTQGVPRLQTQGDASDGPTAGTSGTSGSAISPRKPSADPKAPSKAPSKPASKTPSSKPAEPNRAAKPSAAPSKAAESPEKKKPSTAPAPERSSAPSRPAPERSNPVAETPSSAETSAEAGVLKLVNDERAKVGCSPVKADPTLGKLADAYSRDMANRGFFDHTNPEGATPWDRAGKAGVTNLGGENIARGQADPAAVMDAWMNSEGHRQNILNCDYKTLGVGVFIADGGPWWTQDFGF; from the coding sequence ATGGGACGCCATCGACGGAAGAGGGGTCTGCCCGTCCGCACCGGGCTGCTCGGCGCCTCCGCAGCCATGGCGGTCGGCGCGGTGGCAGTGACCGCCGGCATTCTGCCGGGCGGCGACAAGGACACTGCGGTCCCCGCGGGCCAGTCCGCGTCGCAGGTGCGTACGCAAGGAGTCCCGCGCCTTCAGACGCAGGGCGACGCGAGCGACGGGCCGACAGCGGGCACGTCCGGCACCTCGGGCAGCGCGATTTCCCCGCGCAAGCCCTCGGCGGACCCCAAGGCCCCGTCGAAGGCACCGTCCAAGCCCGCCTCGAAGACCCCGTCCTCCAAGCCGGCCGAGCCGAACAGGGCCGCCAAGCCGTCGGCGGCGCCCTCGAAGGCCGCCGAGTCGCCCGAGAAGAAGAAGCCGAGCACCGCCCCGGCCCCCGAGCGGTCGAGCGCGCCCAGCCGCCCGGCCCCCGAGCGGTCGAACCCGGTCGCCGAGACCCCGTCGAGCGCCGAGACCTCCGCCGAGGCGGGCGTGCTGAAGCTGGTGAACGACGAGCGCGCGAAGGTGGGCTGCAGCCCGGTCAAGGCCGACCCCACTCTGGGCAAGCTGGCGGACGCCTACAGCCGGGACATGGCGAACCGTGGATTCTTCGACCACACCAACCCTGAGGGTGCGACCCCCTGGGACCGTGCGGGCAAGGCGGGTGTGACCAACCTCGGCGGCGAGAACATCGCGCGTGGGCAGGCCGACCCGGCCGCCGTGATGGACGCCTGGATGAACAGCGAGGGTCACCGCCAGAACATCCTCAACTGCGACTACAAGACGCTCGGTGTCGGTGTGTTCATCGCCGACGGCGGCCCGTGGTGGACGCAGGACTTCGGCTTCTAG
- the coaD gene encoding pantetheine-phosphate adenylyltransferase, giving the protein MRRAVCPGSFDPITNGHLDIIARASKLYDVVHVAVMINQAKKGLFTVEERIELIREVTGEYGNVVVESHHGLLVDFCKDRDIPAIVKGLRAVSDFDYELQMAQMNNGLSGVETLFVPTNPTYSFLSSSLVKEVAAWGGDVSHLLPPVVHRALVERLAAKG; this is encoded by the coding sequence TTGCGCCGCGCAGTCTGTCCGGGGTCATTCGACCCCATCACCAATGGGCACCTCGACATCATTGCCCGCGCCTCCAAGCTGTACGACGTCGTACATGTCGCGGTGATGATCAACCAGGCCAAGAAGGGGCTGTTCACGGTCGAGGAGCGGATCGAGCTGATCCGCGAGGTCACCGGCGAGTACGGGAACGTGGTCGTCGAGTCCCACCACGGCCTGCTCGTCGACTTCTGCAAGGACCGCGACATCCCTGCCATCGTCAAGGGTCTGCGCGCGGTCAGCGACTTCGACTACGAGCTGCAGATGGCCCAGATGAACAACGGCCTCTCGGGTGTCGAGACCCTGTTCGTCCCCACCAATCCCACCTACAGCTTCCTCTCCTCCAGCCTGGTCAAGGAGGTCGCAGCCTGGGGCGGCGACGTGTCCCACCTGCTGCCCCCGGTCGTCCACCGGGCCCTGGTCGAGCGCCTGGCCGCCAAGGGCTGA
- a CDS encoding ATP synthase F0 subunit B: MDVHKKLDEIVETVGNARSMPMSASCVVNRAELLAMLEEVREALPGSLAHAQELIGGREQMVEQARQEAERIIQSAHAERGSLISDTQVARQSQDEADRILAEARREADEIRAEADDYVDSKLANFEVVLTKTIGSVDRGREKLLGRGPSADLAYGEAEDDDAPEYSADPETLKQRADQYVDAKLGAFEAVLSKTLDAVGRGRQKLHGRIATDDLGAHMAAQDAAGPHQHTSDADYLAGLAELADPEPQAVPAVPQQDPYGYQPQVPAQTGAYGYQDAYAGYQQPDPYAAAGYGGQQQGYDQQQYAQPDPYAAGAGAHAGYGGQQPQHQIPVQQGAALDETSLFDTSMIDLDQLHRYEQGR, translated from the coding sequence GTGGACGTGCACAAGAAGCTGGACGAGATCGTCGAGACGGTCGGGAACGCCCGCTCCATGCCCATGTCGGCCTCGTGCGTGGTCAACCGCGCCGAGCTGCTCGCCATGCTCGAAGAGGTCCGCGAGGCGCTGCCCGGGTCGCTGGCCCATGCCCAGGAGCTCATCGGCGGCCGGGAGCAGATGGTCGAGCAGGCCCGCCAGGAGGCCGAGCGGATCATTCAGTCCGCCCACGCCGAGCGCGGCTCGCTGATCTCCGACACCCAGGTCGCCCGCCAGTCCCAGGACGAGGCGGACCGCATCCTCGCCGAGGCGCGCCGCGAGGCCGACGAGATCCGGGCCGAGGCGGACGACTACGTCGACTCGAAGCTGGCCAACTTCGAGGTCGTCCTCACCAAGACCATCGGGTCGGTCGACCGCGGCCGCGAGAAGCTGCTCGGCCGAGGCCCGTCCGCCGATCTCGCCTACGGCGAGGCCGAGGACGACGACGCCCCCGAGTACAGCGCCGACCCGGAGACCCTGAAGCAGCGCGCGGACCAGTACGTCGACGCCAAGCTGGGCGCCTTCGAGGCCGTGCTGTCCAAGACCCTCGACGCCGTGGGCCGCGGCCGGCAGAAGCTGCACGGCCGGATCGCCACGGACGACCTCGGCGCGCACATGGCCGCCCAGGACGCCGCCGGGCCGCACCAGCACACGAGCGACGCCGACTACCTGGCGGGCCTCGCAGAGCTCGCCGACCCCGAGCCGCAGGCGGTTCCCGCCGTGCCGCAGCAGGACCCGTACGGCTACCAGCCCCAGGTCCCGGCCCAGACCGGCGCCTACGGCTACCAGGACGCCTACGCGGGCTACCAGCAGCCGGACCCGTATGCCGCCGCCGGCTACGGAGGACAGCAGCAGGGCTACGACCAGCAGCAGTACGCCCAGCCGGACCCGTACGCCGCCGGGGCCGGTGCACACGCGGGTTACGGGGGGCAGCAGCCGCAGCACCAGATCCCGGTCCAGCAGGGCGCCGCCCTCGACGAGACAAGCCTTTTCGACACAAGCATGATCGACCTGGACCAGCTGCACCGGTACGAGCAGGGGCGCTGA
- a CDS encoding flavodoxin family protein, with protein MTTPVVSIAYHSGFGHTAVIAEAVRVGAADTGARVHLIKVDEISDAEWELLDGSDVIVFGSPTYMGTASGAFHQFAEETSKRWFTKSWHNKLAAGFTNSGSKSGDKLHTLQFFQTLASQHNMIWVPLGLAPGWNTTEGSENDLNRLGFFAGAAAQTNADEGPEGVHKADIATAEHLGRRVAETARVFIAGRGAVAA; from the coding sequence ATGACCACACCTGTCGTCTCGATCGCCTACCACTCCGGCTTCGGGCACACCGCCGTGATCGCCGAAGCCGTCCGCGTCGGCGCTGCCGACACCGGCGCTCGGGTCCACCTGATCAAGGTGGACGAGATCAGTGACGCCGAATGGGAGCTGCTGGACGGCTCCGACGTCATCGTCTTCGGCTCGCCCACATACATGGGCACCGCGTCCGGCGCCTTCCACCAGTTCGCCGAGGAGACGTCGAAGCGCTGGTTCACCAAGTCCTGGCACAACAAGCTGGCCGCCGGATTCACCAACTCCGGCTCCAAGAGCGGCGACAAGCTGCACACGCTGCAGTTCTTCCAGACGCTCGCTTCGCAGCACAACATGATCTGGGTGCCGTTGGGCCTGGCCCCGGGCTGGAACACCACGGAGGGCTCCGAGAACGACCTCAACCGCCTCGGCTTCTTCGCCGGCGCCGCCGCCCAGACCAACGCGGACGAGGGCCCGGAGGGCGTGCACAAGGCGGACATCGCGACGGCCGAGCACCTCGGTCGCCGCGTCGCCGAGACGGCCCGGGTGTTCATCGCCGGCCGCGGCGCCGTCGCCGCGTAA
- the rnc gene encoding ribonuclease III, protein MSELSNAKKQADAVTTANAASSHTLLEGRLGYHLESALLVRALTHRSYAYENGGLPTNERLEFLGDSVLGLVVTDTLYRTHPDLPEGQLAKLRAAVVNSRALAEVGRGLELGSFIRLGRGEEGTGGRDKASILADTLEAVIGAVYLDQGLEAASELVHRLFDPLIEKSSNLGAGLDWKTSLQELTAAEGLGVPEYLVTETGPDHEKTFTAAARVGGVSYGTGTGRSKKEAEQQAAESAWREIRSAADERAAAAKAAAEAGAALDEGAAESPSDPAPSDPAPVDRASA, encoded by the coding sequence ATGTCTGAGCTGTCCAATGCCAAGAAGCAGGCAGACGCAGTGACCACAGCCAACGCGGCCTCGTCCCACACCCTTCTGGAAGGGCGGCTCGGGTACCACCTCGAGTCCGCCCTTCTGGTGCGCGCGCTGACCCATCGTTCGTACGCGTACGAGAACGGCGGGCTGCCCACCAACGAGCGGCTGGAGTTCCTCGGGGACTCCGTGCTGGGCCTGGTGGTCACCGACACGCTGTACCGCACCCACCCCGACCTGCCCGAAGGCCAACTGGCCAAGCTGCGGGCCGCGGTGGTCAACTCTCGTGCGCTGGCGGAGGTCGGTCGCGGCCTGGAACTCGGTTCGTTCATCCGGCTCGGCCGGGGCGAAGAGGGCACGGGCGGCCGGGACAAGGCGTCCATCCTCGCCGACACACTCGAAGCAGTGATCGGCGCGGTCTATCTCGACCAGGGCCTCGAAGCGGCGTCCGAGCTGGTGCACCGGCTCTTCGACCCGCTCATCGAGAAGTCCTCGAACCTCGGAGCCGGCCTGGACTGGAAAACCAGTCTCCAGGAGCTCACGGCTGCCGAGGGGCTCGGAGTCCCGGAGTATCTCGTCACCGAGACCGGCCCGGACCACGAGAAGACCTTCACTGCTGCCGCCCGCGTCGGTGGTGTCTCGTACGGCACCGGCACCGGCCGCAGCAAGAAGGAAGCGGAGCAGCAGGCGGCGGAGTCCGCGTGGCGGGAGATCCGTTCCGCCGCGGACGAGCGTGCGGCGGCGGCCAAGGCCGCGGCCGAAGCGGGTGCCGCGCTGGACGAAGGGGCTGCCGAAAGCCCTTCGGATCCTGCACCTTCGGATCCCGCACCTGTGGACCGGGCATCCGCCTGA
- a CDS encoding acylphosphatase, whose amino-acid sequence MNDHARLTAWVRGRVQGVGFRWFTRANALEIGGLTGFAVNLDDGRVQVVAEGSRDNCHLLLEWLRSDDTPGRVDGVTEIWDTPRGGYDGFAIR is encoded by the coding sequence ATGAACGATCATGCGCGGCTCACCGCATGGGTACGCGGCCGAGTACAGGGAGTGGGCTTTCGCTGGTTCACCAGGGCAAACGCTTTGGAGATCGGCGGCCTCACCGGCTTCGCCGTCAACCTCGATGACGGTCGCGTTCAGGTGGTCGCCGAGGGATCACGTGACAATTGCCACCTTTTGCTCGAATGGCTCCGTTCCGACGACACGCCCGGCCGGGTCGACGGAGTCACTGAGATCTGGGACACGCCCCGCGGCGGTTACGACGGCTTCGCCATCCGCTGA
- the rpmF gene encoding 50S ribosomal protein L32, translated as MAVPKRKMSRSNTRHRRSQWKAAVPTLVSCERCQEPKQQHIACPSCGTYNKRQVLEV; from the coding sequence GTGGCTGTTCCGAAGCGGAAGATGTCGCGCAGCAACACGCGCCACCGCCGGTCGCAGTGGAAGGCTGCGGTCCCCACCCTGGTTTCGTGTGAGCGTTGCCAGGAGCCGAAGCAGCAGCACATCGCGTGCCCGAGCTGCGGCACCTACAACAAGCGCCAGGTTCTCGAGGTCTGA
- a CDS encoding YceD family protein, with translation MSTRLDHRNPLVFDTHELGRRPGALQRLSRTADAPKDFGIDGVIGVPEGAPMELDLRLESVMEGVLVTGTARAAAEGDCVRCLEPLRHEVAADFQELFTYPDADDRGRSRAATPDKDTVDDEDEDTLFLEDGLFDLEPVLRDAVVLALPMQPVCQEDCAGLCSDCGINLNENPGHHHDAVDIRWAALQGLAETVQDGEKDNMGGAEAGVDEKQEK, from the coding sequence CTGAGCACGCGCCTCGACCACCGCAACCCTCTCGTGTTCGACACGCACGAGCTGGGCCGGCGTCCCGGTGCGCTCCAGCGGCTGTCCCGCACGGCCGACGCTCCGAAGGACTTCGGCATCGACGGGGTCATCGGAGTGCCGGAAGGCGCTCCGATGGAGCTGGACCTCCGCCTCGAGTCGGTCATGGAAGGGGTGCTTGTCACAGGCACCGCCCGTGCAGCGGCCGAGGGGGATTGCGTAAGGTGTCTGGAGCCGCTGCGCCATGAGGTCGCCGCGGACTTCCAGGAGCTGTTCACCTACCCCGACGCCGACGACCGGGGCCGCAGCCGTGCTGCGACCCCCGACAAGGACACCGTCGACGACGAGGACGAGGACACGCTCTTTCTCGAGGACGGCCTGTTCGACCTCGAACCCGTGCTGCGTGATGCGGTGGTGCTCGCACTGCCGATGCAGCCGGTGTGCCAGGAGGACTGTGCAGGTCTGTGTTCCGACTGCGGGATCAACCTGAACGAGAACCCGGGCCACCACCACGACGCCGTCGACATCCGTTGGGCGGCACTGCAGGGACTCGCCGAGACCGTTCAGGACGGCGAGAAGGACAACATGGGCGGCGCCGAAGCGGGCGTCGACGAGAAGCAGGAGAAGTAG
- the mutM gene encoding bifunctional DNA-formamidopyrimidine glycosylase/DNA-(apurinic or apyrimidinic site) lyase, with translation MPELPEVEVVRRGLQRWVSGRTIAEVEVLHPRAVRRHLAGGEDFAARLKGRTAGDASRRGKYLWLPVAETDMSVLAHLGMSGQLLIQAEDAQDEKHLRIRVRFDDVLGTELRFVDQRTFGGLSLHENAPGGLPDVIAHIARDPLDPLFDDAAFHTALRARRTTIKRALLDQSLISGVGNIYADEALWRARLHYERPTATLTRPRSAELLGHVREVMTAALAVGGTSFDSLYVNVNGESGYFERSLDAYGREDQPCRRCGTPMRRRPWMNRSSYFCPRCQRAPRTVS, from the coding sequence GTGCCCGAGCTGCCCGAGGTCGAAGTCGTACGCCGTGGCCTGCAGCGCTGGGTCAGCGGGCGGACGATCGCCGAGGTCGAGGTGCTGCACCCCCGCGCGGTGCGACGGCATCTCGCGGGCGGTGAGGACTTCGCGGCGCGGCTGAAGGGCCGCACAGCCGGCGACGCGAGCCGGCGCGGAAAGTACCTGTGGCTGCCCGTGGCGGAGACCGACATGTCCGTCCTCGCCCACCTCGGTATGTCCGGTCAGCTGCTCATACAGGCCGAGGACGCCCAGGACGAGAAGCATCTGCGGATCCGGGTCCGCTTCGACGACGTTCTCGGCACCGAGCTCCGCTTCGTCGACCAGCGCACCTTCGGCGGTCTGTCCCTGCACGAGAACGCTCCCGGCGGGCTGCCCGACGTCATCGCGCACATCGCCCGTGATCCGCTGGACCCGCTCTTCGACGACGCCGCCTTCCACACCGCGCTGCGGGCCCGGCGTACGACGATCAAGCGCGCGCTGCTCGACCAGTCACTGATCAGCGGTGTCGGCAACATCTACGCGGACGAGGCGCTGTGGCGGGCCAGACTCCACTACGAACGGCCCACCGCGACGCTGACCCGCCCCCGCTCGGCCGAACTGCTCGGCCATGTACGGGAGGTGATGACCGCCGCACTCGCCGTCGGTGGCACCAGCTTTGACAGTCTGTATGTGAACGTCAACGGCGAATCAGGTTATTTCGAGCGGTCGTTGGACGCCTATGGACGCGAGGACCAGCCCTGCCGCCGCTGCGGTACACCCATGCGCCGCCGGCCCTGGATGAACCGCTCCAGCTACTTCTGCCCACGCTGTCAGCGGGCCCCGCGCACCGTGTCCTGA
- the rsmD gene encoding 16S rRNA (guanine(966)-N(2))-methyltransferase RsmD — MTRVIAGAAGGRRLAVPPGNGTRPTSDRAREGLFSSWESLLGSLRGVRIADLYAGSGAVGLEALSRGADHALLVEADSRAARTVRENVRTLGLPGAEVRTGRAEQIVAGPAPSTPYDVVFLDPPYAVTDDDLGEILLTLRTQGWLADDAIVTVERSTRGGEFNWPKGFEPLRARRYGEGTLWYGRAASTCEDAR; from the coding sequence ATGACCCGCGTGATCGCCGGCGCGGCCGGCGGACGCCGGCTGGCCGTACCGCCCGGCAACGGCACCCGCCCCACCTCCGACCGCGCCCGCGAAGGACTCTTCTCCAGCTGGGAGTCGCTGCTCGGCTCGTTGCGGGGCGTGCGTATCGCCGACCTCTACGCGGGCTCCGGCGCCGTCGGTCTCGAGGCGCTCTCCCGGGGCGCGGACCACGCGCTGCTCGTCGAGGCGGACAGCCGTGCCGCGCGCACCGTCCGGGAGAACGTGCGGACCCTGGGCCTGCCGGGCGCCGAGGTCCGCACCGGCAGAGCGGAACAGATCGTTGCGGGACCTGCCCCGTCGACCCCGTACGACGTGGTGTTCCTGGACCCTCCGTACGCCGTCACGGACGACGATCTTGGCGAGATTCTGCTCACACTCCGCACGCAGGGCTGGCTCGCGGACGACGCGATCGTCACCGTGGAACGCAGCACCAGAGGCGGAGAATTCAACTGGCCCAAGGGTTTCGAGCCACTGCGGGCCCGTCGCTACGGCGAGGGGACGCTTTGGTACGGTCGCGCCGCCTCTACGTGCGAAGACGCACGATGA
- a CDS encoding winged helix-turn-helix transcriptional regulator has product MDNDLAFDVFSRQCPSRTTLEHATGRWGSLTIGALHEGSMRFNELRRRVDGVSEKMLSQTLHALERDGLVHREAQPTNPPRVDYELTDLGRAVAERLLGLIHLVEGRMPEVLAAREHYDTERETPAGQDTAGSQDTVRGAR; this is encoded by the coding sequence ATGGACAACGACCTCGCGTTCGACGTGTTCTCCCGGCAGTGCCCCTCGCGCACCACGCTGGAGCATGCGACGGGGCGCTGGGGCAGTCTGACGATCGGGGCCCTGCACGAGGGATCGATGCGCTTCAACGAGCTGCGGCGACGCGTCGACGGCGTGAGCGAGAAGATGCTCTCCCAGACGCTCCATGCGCTGGAGCGGGACGGCCTGGTGCACCGGGAGGCCCAGCCGACGAATCCACCGCGGGTGGACTACGAACTCACCGATCTCGGCCGGGCCGTTGCCGAGCGGCTGTTGGGGCTGATCCACCTGGTGGAGGGCCGGATGCCCGAAGTGCTGGCCGCTCGCGAGCACTACGACACCGAGCGTGAGACCCCTGCGGGTCAGGACACGGCAGGGAGTCAGGACACGGTGCGCGGGGCCCGCTGA